In the Deltaproteobacteria bacterium genome, one interval contains:
- a CDS encoding UbiD family decarboxylase: MNPDLRTFLQAVRETGPENYVEVTQPLDAYLEIGIIQHKLAAEGRNPVIYCPEVKGSSLPLVTNMFGSFDLLAWGLGCDPRSMTRLEIYDVLRKKLAQREDPVWVDEDRAPIKEKKFIGDEVDLGMLPIIHNSKLDAGKYISAGFMIARWPDTGVPNAGIYRHLVMGRNRLGCMINPGNDGAYIARRCAELGRPMEIALVIGHHSAVLQASQAKGVVEFDLMGGYLGESLEVVKGETVDVPVPAQAEIVIEGTIDAATMSTDGPYAEYLGYYGVGDKPCYVIEVSAITMRRDAIYHHLDSAHIEHNLAPNVSAEMSMYDRLRSQFPTLKAVNIMGWLGTYVSLQQRVPGEGKQAGLVAVSTDNYGKTAVVVDDDVDVFNEREVAWAISTRMVADQDLLIMPGVKGAHLDPVSYNEARTGRGPMTTHLVIDATRTVEKEFETRIEPDPELWRNMDLKEYLKP, translated from the coding sequence ATGAACCCCGATCTTCGGACTTTCCTTCAGGCGGTGCGGGAGACCGGACCCGAGAACTACGTCGAGGTGACCCAGCCGCTGGACGCCTACCTGGAAATCGGCATCATCCAGCACAAGCTGGCGGCCGAGGGCCGTAATCCGGTGATCTACTGCCCGGAGGTCAAGGGCAGCTCGTTGCCGCTGGTCACCAACATGTTCGGTTCCTTCGACCTCCTGGCCTGGGGGCTCGGCTGCGACCCGCGCAGCATGACCCGGTTGGAGATCTACGACGTGCTGCGCAAGAAGCTGGCCCAGCGAGAGGATCCCGTGTGGGTGGACGAGGACAGGGCGCCGATCAAGGAGAAGAAGTTCATCGGCGACGAGGTGGACCTGGGAATGTTGCCCATCATCCACAATTCCAAGCTGGACGCGGGCAAGTACATCAGCGCCGGGTTCATGATCGCCAGGTGGCCGGACACCGGTGTCCCCAACGCGGGCATCTACCGACACCTGGTCATGGGCCGGAACCGCCTCGGCTGCATGATCAATCCGGGCAATGACGGCGCCTACATCGCCCGGCGCTGCGCCGAACTGGGACGGCCCATGGAGATCGCTTTGGTCATCGGTCACCACTCCGCCGTGCTGCAGGCCTCCCAGGCCAAGGGGGTGGTGGAGTTCGACCTCATGGGCGGCTATCTCGGGGAATCGCTGGAGGTGGTCAAGGGCGAGACCGTGGACGTGCCGGTGCCGGCGCAGGCCGAGATCGTCATCGAGGGCACCATCGATGCCGCCACCATGTCCACCGACGGCCCCTACGCCGAGTACCTGGGCTACTACGGCGTGGGCGACAAGCCCTGCTACGTCATCGAGGTGAGCGCCATTACCATGCGCCGGGACGCCATCTACCATCATCTGGACTCCGCCCACATCGAGCATAATCTGGCGCCCAACGTGAGCGCGGAGATGAGCATGTATGACCGCCTGCGATCCCAATTCCCCACCCTCAAGGCGGTGAACATCATGGGCTGGCTGGGCACGTACGTCTCGTTGCAGCAGCGTGTCCCCGGCGAGGGCAAGCAGGCCGGGCTGGTGGCGGTGTCCACCGACAACTATGGCAAGACCGCGGTGGTGGTGGACGACGACGTGGACGTGTTCAACGAGCGCGAGGTGGCCTGGGCCATCAGCACCCGGATGGTGGCCGACCAGGACCTGCTGATCATGCCCGGAGTCAAGGGCGCGCACCTCGACCCGGTGTCCTACAACGAGGCGCGCACGGGCCGCGGCCCCATGACCACGCACTTGGTCATCGACGCGACGCGGACGGTGGAGAAAGAGTTCGAGACCCGGATCGAGCCGGACCCGGAACTGTGGCGGAACATGGACCTGAAAGAGTATCTGAAACCCTGA
- a CDS encoding ABC transporter ATP-binding protein gives MADHNGGGNGGGEAPVLDISGLRLSYYTRAGEIPAVMDFDLTIAKGESVGLVGESGCGKSTVANGIMRYMGKNGGIVGGTIKFQGRDMAEMTEDEIRRVRGKDIAMIYQEPMAALNPSLTIAAQLMEVPMIHEEVSEEEAFQRSFDMLSAVHIPDPKRLMDSYPHQVSGGQQQRVVIAMALLSRPALLLLDEPTTALDVTVEAGIVELIAELSKESGTSLLYISHNLGLMLEVCDRICVMYSGEVVEEGHISSIFSWPKHPYTHGLFGCIPLPHADKNARPLAAIKGQLPLPHQRPKGCYFGPRCEFFEAGRCDSDHIPMEEVFTDDDDAHRVRCLRWNEIDPDEARAVETTREPIEVGDTVLEVDNMRKYYEVKESTFAALVSGGSARQVKANESISFDAGEGETVAIVGESGCGKSTFAKVLMGLETATEGEVRLDGTDLGSIEVKKRTPEQLASLQMVFQNPNDTLNPSHSIGYQIGRVIKRFGIESDPAKIQDRVHKLLDTVKLPRDFVHRKPRQLSGGQKQRVGIARAFAGNPKTVIADEPISALDVSVAAAVTELLMDIQREHRTTLLFISHDLSAVRYLADRVVVMYLGQIMERGDTDEVFAPPYHPYTEALLSAVPIADPEVEKRRIVLEGNLPSPLDPPKGCPFSTRCQRKVGSICDDEPPPIQLDGEGHSIACHIPLAELREVEPVITIPARDADATA, from the coding sequence ATGGCGGATCACAACGGCGGGGGCAACGGAGGCGGCGAGGCGCCGGTTCTCGATATCTCCGGCCTCCGGCTCAGCTACTACACGCGCGCCGGGGAGATTCCCGCGGTGATGGACTTCGACCTGACCATCGCCAAGGGCGAATCCGTCGGGCTGGTGGGCGAGTCCGGGTGCGGCAAGTCCACCGTGGCCAACGGCATCATGCGCTACATGGGAAAGAACGGCGGCATCGTCGGCGGCACCATCAAGTTCCAGGGCCGCGACATGGCGGAGATGACCGAGGATGAGATCCGGAGGGTGCGCGGCAAGGACATCGCCATGATCTACCAGGAGCCCATGGCGGCGCTCAATCCGAGCCTGACCATCGCCGCCCAGCTCATGGAAGTGCCCATGATCCACGAGGAGGTCAGCGAGGAGGAAGCGTTCCAGCGCTCCTTCGACATGCTGTCCGCCGTGCACATCCCGGACCCCAAGCGCCTGATGGACTCGTACCCGCACCAGGTCTCCGGCGGCCAGCAGCAGCGCGTGGTCATCGCCATGGCGCTCCTGTCGCGCCCGGCGCTGCTGCTGCTGGACGAACCCACCACGGCGCTGGACGTGACCGTCGAGGCGGGCATCGTGGAGCTGATCGCCGAGTTGAGCAAGGAGTCGGGCACCTCGCTGCTCTACATCTCCCACAACCTGGGCCTGATGCTCGAGGTGTGCGACCGCATCTGCGTGATGTATTCCGGCGAGGTGGTGGAGGAGGGGCACATCAGCTCCATCTTCTCCTGGCCCAAGCACCCCTACACCCACGGTCTGTTCGGCTGCATCCCGCTACCGCACGCCGACAAGAACGCGCGTCCGCTGGCGGCCATCAAGGGCCAGCTCCCGCTGCCGCACCAGCGCCCCAAGGGCTGCTACTTCGGGCCGCGCTGCGAGTTCTTCGAGGCCGGGCGCTGCGACAGCGACCACATCCCCATGGAGGAAGTCTTCACCGACGACGACGATGCGCACCGGGTGCGTTGCCTGCGCTGGAACGAGATCGACCCCGACGAAGCGCGAGCCGTCGAGACGACGCGCGAGCCCATCGAGGTGGGCGACACCGTGCTTGAAGTCGACAACATGCGCAAGTACTACGAGGTCAAGGAGAGCACGTTCGCCGCGCTGGTCTCCGGCGGCTCGGCGCGCCAGGTCAAGGCCAACGAGAGCATCAGCTTCGACGCCGGGGAAGGGGAGACCGTGGCCATCGTGGGCGAATCGGGCTGCGGCAAGTCCACCTTCGCCAAGGTCCTCATGGGGCTGGAGACCGCCACGGAAGGGGAGGTGCGCCTCGACGGCACGGATCTCGGCAGCATCGAGGTCAAGAAGCGCACCCCCGAGCAGCTCGCGTCGCTGCAGATGGTGTTCCAGAACCCCAACGACACCCTCAACCCGTCGCACTCCATCGGTTACCAGATCGGCCGGGTGATCAAGCGTTTCGGCATCGAGTCCGATCCGGCGAAGATCCAGGACAGGGTCCACAAGCTCCTCGACACCGTGAAGCTGCCGCGCGACTTCGTCCACCGCAAGCCCCGCCAGCTATCAGGGGGACAGAAGCAACGGGTGGGCATCGCGCGCGCCTTCGCCGGCAACCCCAAGACCGTCATCGCGGACGAGCCCATCTCCGCCCTCGACGTGTCCGTGGCCGCCGCGGTGACCGAGCTGCTGATGGACATCCAGCGCGAGCACCGCACCACGCTTCTGTTCATCAGCCACGACCTGTCCGCCGTCCGCTACCTCGCCGATCGCGTCGTGGTCATGTACCTGGGCCAGATCATGGAGCGGGGCGACACGGACGAGGTCTTCGCACCGCCGTACCACCCCTATACCGAGGCGCTGCTGTCGGCCGTGCCCATCGCCGACCCGGAGGTGGAAAAGCGCCGCATCGTGCTGGAAGGCAATCTCCCGAGCCCCCTGGATCCACCCAAGGGATGCCCGTTCTCCACCCGCTGTCAGCGCAAGGTCGGCAGCATCTGCGACGACGAGCCGCCTCCGATCCAGCTCGACGGCGAAGGCCACAGCATCGCCTGCCACATTCCGTTGGCGGAGTTGCGCGAGGTGGAGCCGGTGATCACCATTCCGGCCCGGGATGCGGACGCGACCGCATGA
- a CDS encoding xanthine dehydrogenase family protein molybdopterin-binding subunit, giving the protein MERPAERSSPRIIGHSTPALEGAVKVAAEARYLEDLQAPGMLYGKICRSPLPHARILDIDTTRAERLSGVVAVITARDMPDIKFSFVPELADKTALCGPGRTVRYAGDEVAAVAALDEATAEEAARLIEVSYEPLEPVLDLEAALSPDSPTVHDDGNLAYEVHKAEGDVDAAFAGCDLVLEEEFETARQSHAVMEARGCIAQYGAAGELTVWHQTQAPHTLRAEIARTLGIPERRVRVIQPETGGGFGSRLVMNVMVPIGAVLSRKSGGRPVRIVNTRDEEFRCAGARYAYRFRLKLGCTRDGVIRAKSLEVLGDNGAYHDKGVSTINFITMTFFSSYHRHHPATSVDASLIYTNKPPGAAFRGFGHAEKTFAFESLLDTMAERLGIDPVEIRLTNLHRPCERACLERAAEVMRPTKGTAESTAGTTRTGIGMAVLSETGAGLRYYRQNSTEAIVRVDRDGTVGIIATIADTGTGTRTVMAQIAAEELGVSVDRVRIFHNDTDVIPFDLGSWASRTTFVCGNAVAAAAADARRRLAEVAAGMLQAVPDTLRFDNDRVAATVEPGGEVSFDEVVREAYDRRGLLIIGKGAFVDEEATRFVTNDYEAAAPVIAACCHVAEVRVDTETGTVELLRYLAVHDVGKAINPLGIQGQIEGGLTQGLGFALYEDLVVDGGQVLNPNFVDYRLPTFRTMPRRLESEFLEGDPSDGPYGAKGIGEMPFGPAAPAIANAIYNAVGVRLKALPMTPERVWRGLKERA; this is encoded by the coding sequence ATGGAAAGACCGGCAGAGAGAAGCAGTCCGCGCATCATCGGGCATTCGACCCCGGCGCTGGAGGGCGCGGTCAAGGTGGCCGCGGAAGCACGGTACCTGGAGGACCTGCAGGCGCCGGGCATGCTTTACGGCAAGATCTGCCGCAGTCCCCTGCCCCACGCGCGCATTCTCGACATCGACACAACCCGCGCCGAGCGCCTCTCCGGGGTCGTAGCGGTCATCACCGCGCGGGACATGCCGGACATCAAGTTCAGCTTCGTGCCGGAGCTGGCGGACAAGACCGCGCTGTGCGGTCCGGGGCGCACCGTGCGCTACGCCGGCGACGAGGTGGCCGCGGTGGCCGCTCTCGACGAAGCCACCGCGGAGGAGGCCGCGCGGCTCATCGAGGTGTCGTACGAGCCCCTGGAGCCGGTGTTGGACCTGGAGGCGGCGCTGTCTCCGGATTCCCCCACGGTCCACGACGACGGCAACCTCGCCTACGAGGTGCACAAGGCCGAGGGCGACGTGGATGCCGCCTTCGCCGGCTGCGACCTGGTGCTGGAAGAGGAGTTCGAGACCGCGCGCCAGTCCCACGCGGTCATGGAAGCGCGCGGCTGCATCGCCCAGTACGGCGCCGCCGGCGAGCTCACCGTATGGCACCAGACCCAGGCGCCCCACACCCTGCGGGCCGAGATCGCCCGGACCCTGGGCATTCCCGAGCGGCGGGTACGGGTGATCCAGCCCGAGACTGGCGGCGGCTTCGGTTCCCGCCTGGTGATGAACGTCATGGTGCCCATCGGCGCCGTGCTGTCCCGGAAGTCCGGCGGCCGGCCCGTGCGCATCGTCAACACCCGGGACGAGGAGTTCCGCTGCGCCGGCGCGCGCTACGCCTACCGTTTCAGGCTCAAGCTGGGCTGCACCCGCGACGGAGTCATCCGCGCCAAGAGCCTGGAGGTCCTGGGGGACAACGGCGCGTACCACGACAAGGGCGTCTCCACCATCAACTTCATCACCATGACCTTCTTCTCGAGCTACCACCGGCATCACCCCGCCACGTCGGTGGATGCCAGCCTGATCTATACCAACAAGCCCCCCGGAGCCGCCTTCCGGGGCTTCGGCCACGCGGAGAAGACCTTCGCCTTCGAGTCCCTCCTGGACACCATGGCGGAACGCCTCGGCATCGATCCGGTGGAGATCCGGCTGACGAACCTGCATCGTCCGTGCGAGCGCGCCTGCCTGGAGCGTGCCGCCGAGGTGATGCGGCCCACGAAAGGAACCGCCGAGAGCACGGCGGGCACCACGCGCACAGGTATCGGCATGGCGGTCTTGTCCGAGACCGGCGCCGGGCTGCGCTACTACCGGCAGAACTCCACCGAGGCCATCGTCCGGGTGGACCGGGACGGCACCGTGGGCATCATCGCCACCATCGCCGACACGGGCACGGGCACCCGCACGGTGATGGCGCAGATCGCCGCCGAGGAACTCGGCGTATCCGTGGATCGGGTCCGCATCTTCCACAACGACACCGACGTCATTCCCTTCGACCTCGGCAGTTGGGCGAGCCGCACCACCTTCGTATGCGGCAATGCCGTGGCCGCGGCCGCGGCCGACGCGCGCCGGCGCCTTGCGGAGGTCGCCGCCGGCATGCTGCAGGCCGTTCCGGACACGCTGAGATTCGACAACGACCGTGTGGCGGCGACGGTGGAGCCCGGCGGCGAGGTAAGCTTCGACGAGGTGGTACGGGAGGCCTACGACCGGCGCGGCCTGCTCATCATCGGCAAGGGCGCCTTCGTGGACGAGGAGGCCACCCGGTTCGTCACCAACGACTACGAGGCGGCGGCGCCGGTCATCGCCGCCTGCTGTCACGTGGCCGAGGTGCGGGTGGACACCGAGACCGGAACGGTGGAACTGCTCCGCTACCTGGCCGTGCACGACGTGGGCAAGGCCATCAACCCGCTGGGCATCCAGGGCCAGATCGAGGGTGGCCTCACCCAGGGGCTGGGCTTCGCCCTCTACGAGGACCTGGTGGTGGACGGCGGGCAGGTGCTGAACCCGAACTTCGTGGACTACCGCCTCCCCACCTTTCGGACCATGCCGCGGCGGCTCGAAAGCGAGTTCCTGGAAGGCGACCCCTCCGACGGCCCCTACGGCGCCAAGGGCATCGGCGAAATGCCCTTCGGCCCGGCCGCCCCGGCCATCGCCAACGCCATCTACAACGCCGTCGGCGTACGCCTGAAAGCCTTGCCCATGACGCCGGAGCGGGTCTGGCGGGGGTTGAAGGAGCGCGCATGA
- a CDS encoding ABC transporter permease, which translates to MATNADDTPLVRPDSTIVNLVKAVALLRESPVGLIGALIVLLFVLLAIFAPLVSPFDPNATMLPFAFPGTAAPDGGVFLLGTDHLGRDILSRIIWGGQRVLFYATAATVSAYIVGIIMGLAAGYFRGYLDEIISFFANVILSFPIMVLYVLIIAKLGASGLNIIFAVVFASSPGIMRIVRGVTMDIATRDYIAASQTRGEGPWYIMLVEILPNARSPLIVDFCLRMGYTTITIGALGFLGLGLPPPDPDWGGMITETRAFVTGGFPYMAIMPACAVSLLVLGFNLLADGLREVSLRD; encoded by the coding sequence ATGGCTACAAACGCTGACGACACCCCTCTCGTAAGACCGGATTCGACCATCGTGAATTTGGTCAAGGCCGTGGCTCTTCTGCGCGAGAGCCCGGTGGGCTTGATCGGCGCGCTCATCGTGCTGCTCTTTGTCCTGCTGGCGATCTTCGCGCCGCTGGTGTCGCCCTTCGATCCCAACGCCACGATGCTGCCGTTCGCCTTCCCGGGCACGGCCGCTCCGGACGGCGGGGTATTCCTCCTGGGTACCGACCACCTCGGCCGGGACATCCTTTCCCGAATCATCTGGGGCGGCCAGCGGGTTCTTTTCTACGCCACGGCGGCGACGGTGTCGGCTTACATCGTCGGCATCATCATGGGCCTTGCGGCCGGCTACTTTCGCGGCTACCTGGACGAGATCATCTCGTTCTTCGCCAACGTGATCCTGTCGTTTCCGATCATGGTGCTGTACGTGCTGATCATCGCCAAGCTGGGCGCGTCGGGCCTGAACATCATCTTCGCGGTGGTGTTCGCCTCCTCGCCGGGCATCATGCGCATCGTGCGCGGCGTCACCATGGACATCGCCACCCGCGACTACATCGCCGCGTCCCAGACCCGCGGCGAAGGCCCTTGGTACATCATGCTGGTGGAGATCCTGCCCAACGCCCGCAGCCCGCTGATCGTCGACTTCTGCCTGCGCATGGGCTACACGACCATCACCATCGGCGCGCTGGGGTTCCTGGGCCTGGGGCTGCCGCCGCCCGACCCCGACTGGGGCGGCATGATCACCGAGACCCGCGCCTTCGTCACCGGCGGGTTCCCGTACATGGCGATCATGCCCGCGTGCGCGGTGTCCCTGCTGGTGCTGGGGTTCAACCTGCTGGCCGACGGGCTGCGGGAAGTATCGTTGAGGGATTAG
- a CDS encoding ABC transporter substrate-binding protein: MSDKKILSRDKRRYLLPSERALGAETHSYLPELCDQLRTSKITRRDFLRQAALLGMTVGAAYVTADKLIGGAFTPTVAAATPKPGGTLRVSMRIQEVTDPAKFDWTEKSNVARFLVEHLTRTKADNTTVPYLAKSWEASDDLKTWVFHLRDDVTWSNGDKFTSADVAHTVNRWLDPKTGSSNLGLFAAMVETVKGADGKPLKRGIANAVEVIDDHTIKFNLRQAALAMPENFYNYPAAIVHRGFGKDYEADLSKNPIGTGPMNLEAFAVGERAILKKARDWWAGPFHLDEIHYFDHGEDTNAWIAALASQQVDMVFRLPNNAIDTVKRLPFVELHEATTAQTAVMRFRITEKPFDNLKLRQAIAACMDHKELLDKAFKGLGQVAENHHVCPIHPDYAPLPPLKRDVEMAKKLLAEAGYKDGITVEIANGDTEGPWMTDVCAIFKNQLAPAGINLKINKMPANQYWEVWDKAPWGYTAWTHRPLGTMVLGLGYRSGVPWNETAYNNPKFDAALDDAEATLDVNERKKKMAVCEKILQDDAIIPQPFWRSVFKAANKRVKGHQTHPTLYHQFHNVWLEG, from the coding sequence GTGAGTGACAAGAAGATACTGAGCCGTGACAAGCGGCGCTATCTATTGCCGTCCGAACGCGCCCTGGGCGCCGAGACCCACAGCTACCTGCCGGAGCTGTGCGACCAGCTTCGCACGAGCAAGATCACCCGGCGCGATTTTCTGCGGCAGGCGGCGCTGCTGGGCATGACCGTGGGCGCGGCCTATGTCACCGCCGACAAGCTCATCGGTGGCGCGTTCACGCCGACCGTGGCCGCGGCGACGCCGAAACCCGGCGGGACCCTGCGGGTGTCCATGCGCATCCAGGAGGTGACCGACCCGGCGAAATTCGACTGGACCGAGAAGTCCAACGTCGCGCGGTTCCTCGTGGAGCACCTGACCCGGACCAAGGCGGACAATACAACGGTTCCCTACCTTGCCAAGAGCTGGGAGGCGTCGGACGATCTCAAGACCTGGGTGTTCCATCTCCGGGATGACGTGACCTGGTCCAACGGGGACAAGTTCACCTCCGCCGATGTCGCGCACACCGTCAACCGCTGGCTCGATCCGAAAACCGGTTCCTCCAACCTGGGACTGTTCGCCGCCATGGTGGAGACCGTGAAGGGCGCCGACGGGAAGCCGCTGAAGCGCGGTATCGCCAACGCGGTGGAGGTCATCGACGACCACACCATCAAGTTCAACCTCCGACAGGCAGCCCTGGCCATGCCGGAGAACTTCTACAACTATCCTGCCGCCATCGTGCACCGGGGCTTCGGCAAGGACTACGAGGCCGACCTCTCCAAGAACCCCATCGGCACCGGCCCGATGAACCTGGAGGCGTTCGCGGTGGGCGAGAGGGCGATCCTGAAGAAGGCGCGGGACTGGTGGGCGGGGCCGTTCCACCTGGACGAGATCCACTATTTCGACCACGGTGAGGACACCAACGCCTGGATCGCGGCGCTGGCGTCGCAGCAGGTGGACATGGTCTTCCGCCTGCCCAACAACGCCATCGACACCGTCAAGCGGCTGCCCTTCGTGGAGCTTCACGAGGCGACCACGGCACAGACCGCGGTGATGCGTTTCCGCATCACCGAGAAACCCTTCGACAACCTCAAGCTGCGTCAGGCCATCGCCGCCTGCATGGACCACAAGGAGCTCCTGGACAAGGCGTTCAAGGGCCTCGGCCAAGTCGCCGAGAACCACCACGTGTGTCCCATCCATCCGGACTATGCGCCGCTGCCGCCGCTCAAGCGGGATGTCGAAATGGCCAAGAAGCTGCTGGCCGAGGCGGGTTACAAGGACGGCATCACCGTCGAAATAGCCAACGGCGATACCGAGGGCCCCTGGATGACCGATGTCTGCGCGATCTTCAAGAACCAGCTCGCCCCCGCGGGCATCAACCTGAAGATCAACAAGATGCCGGCCAACCAGTACTGGGAGGTGTGGGACAAGGCGCCCTGGGGCTACACCGCGTGGACGCACCGACCTCTCGGCACCATGGTTCTCGGGCTGGGCTACCGCTCCGGCGTGCCCTGGAACGAGACCGCTTACAACAACCCCAAGTTCGACGCCGCTCTCGACGACGCCGAGGCCACCCTCGACGTCAACGAGCGCAAGAAGAAGATGGCCGTCTGCGAGAAGATCCTCCAGGACGACGCCATCATTCCGCAGCCCTTTTGGCGCTCGGTCTTCAAGGCGGCCAACAAGCGGGTCAAGGGGCACCAAACCCATCCGACGCTGTACCACCAGTTTCACAACGTGTGGCTGGAGGGTTAA
- a CDS encoding ABC transporter permease → MSQLILRRVGMMLLIMLVVALLLFLMNEGDPRLIARSVLGPYAQDQQLDAWIAQHGYDRPILVRYVDWLGRVLTGDLGDSIIYKRPVNEIFWDRLGNTGILAGITFVVMVIVALTLGVLAGMKEGSTQDRVISVFSITTTSIPEYASAVLLAWIFVFVLGWLPGTSSMTGGFNIVELILPVMVLTLYGFGYVARMTRASMAEVMTNPYIRTAMLKGLPYRHIIMRHALRNALIAPFTVIMLQINWLLSGVVVTEFAFGYKGFGALLLEAALRRDIFVIEACGLAAVFVAVFTQTIGDVGYTYLNPRIRFK, encoded by the coding sequence ATGTCACAACTGATTCTGCGGCGCGTGGGCATGATGCTCCTCATCATGCTGGTGGTGGCGCTGCTTCTCTTCCTCATGAACGAGGGCGATCCCCGGCTCATCGCGCGCAGTGTCCTCGGGCCCTATGCCCAGGACCAGCAGCTCGACGCGTGGATCGCCCAGCACGGCTACGACCGGCCGATCCTGGTGCGTTATGTCGATTGGCTCGGACGCGTCCTGACCGGCGACTTGGGCGACTCCATCATCTACAAGCGGCCGGTGAACGAGATCTTCTGGGACCGTCTCGGCAATACCGGCATCCTCGCCGGCATCACCTTCGTCGTCATGGTCATAGTGGCCCTGACCCTGGGGGTGCTGGCGGGCATGAAGGAGGGCTCGACCCAGGACCGGGTGATCTCGGTCTTCTCCATCACCACGACCTCGATCCCGGAATACGCCAGCGCGGTGCTGCTCGCCTGGATCTTCGTGTTCGTGCTGGGATGGCTGCCGGGGACCTCGTCCATGACCGGGGGCTTCAACATCGTCGAGCTGATATTGCCGGTCATGGTGCTGACGCTGTACGGTTTCGGCTATGTGGCGCGCATGACCCGGGCGTCCATGGCGGAGGTGATGACCAACCCCTACATCCGCACCGCCATGCTCAAGGGTCTGCCGTACCGTCACATCATCATGAGGCACGCCCTTAGGAACGCGCTGATAGCGCCCTTCACCGTCATCATGCTGCAGATCAACTGGCTCTTGTCCGGCGTGGTGGTGACGGAGTTCGCCTTCGGCTACAAGGGCTTCGGGGCGCTCCTGCTGGAGGCGGCGCTGCGCCGCGACATCTTCGTCATCGAGGCGTGCGGTCTCGCGGCGGTGTTCGTGGCGGTTTTCACCCAGACCATCGGCGACGTCGGGTACACCTACCTGAACCCGCGGATCCGGTTCAAGTGA
- a CDS encoding LLM class flavin-dependent oxidoreductase — translation MMRNLPTRWGLSLPNRGVLFGLTTVDDLFASAALAEECGVFESVWVGDSFIHKPRLDSIVMLSNLAARTSRVRLGTICMATFPLRHPVELAIQWASLDHVSGGRAVLGACIGGGHEPELRAFGQTSKERAPRLEEGIALLRAMWSDGKVHHRGEFYTLEDYDILPKPVQRPCPIWIAVNPRRPLEGSPLVERALERVIRLGDGYMTDVVAPDEFRRRWDFMQEAAERQGRDLSGFETCIHGMININEDKRVAYEESKHYFQEYYPLAPPSDEVIRTWLAYGAPEECAVLLREWLDMGISTPVLRFTGPDQLAQIRRFVEEVLPLVQGTR, via the coding sequence ATGATGCGTAATCTGCCCACAAGATGGGGACTCAGCCTCCCCAACCGCGGCGTGCTGTTCGGATTGACGACCGTGGACGACCTTTTTGCCTCGGCCGCCCTGGCAGAGGAATGCGGCGTCTTCGAGTCCGTGTGGGTGGGCGACAGCTTCATCCACAAGCCGCGGCTCGATTCCATCGTCATGCTGTCGAACCTCGCGGCGCGCACCAGCCGGGTGCGGCTGGGCACCATCTGCATGGCCACGTTTCCGCTGCGCCATCCGGTGGAGTTGGCGATCCAGTGGGCCAGCCTGGACCACGTCTCCGGCGGCCGCGCGGTTCTCGGCGCGTGCATCGGCGGCGGCCACGAGCCCGAGTTGCGCGCCTTCGGACAGACCTCCAAGGAGAGGGCGCCGCGACTGGAGGAAGGAATCGCGCTGTTGCGGGCAATGTGGAGCGACGGCAAGGTGCATCACCGTGGCGAATTCTACACCCTGGAGGACTACGACATCCTGCCCAAGCCGGTGCAGCGCCCCTGCCCCATCTGGATCGCCGTGAATCCGCGGCGGCCCCTGGAAGGGAGCCCCTTGGTGGAGCGGGCTCTGGAGCGCGTGATCCGGCTGGGCGACGGCTACATGACCGACGTGGTGGCGCCCGACGAGTTCCGCCGGCGCTGGGACTTCATGCAGGAAGCGGCGGAGCGCCAGGGGCGCGACCTGAGCGGCTTCGAGACCTGCATCCACGGCATGATCAACATCAACGAGGACAAGCGGGTGGCCTACGAGGAGTCGAAGCACTACTTCCAGGAATACTACCCGCTGGCGCCACCCAGCGACGAGGTCATCCGCACCTGGCTCGCCTACGGCGCGCCGGAGGAGTGCGCGGTGTTGCTGCGGGAGTGGCTGGACATGGGCATCAGCACACCGGTGCTGCGCTTCACCGGGCCCGACCAGTTGGCGCAGATCCGCCGTTTCGTCGAGGAGGTCCTGCCTCTCGTACAGGGCACACGATGA